The DNA segment CAGCACATAATTGGTTGAATGTGTGTATCCGAAGCGAAAAAAACGATCAATATCATTAAACgatatatttttaacaatGAGGATAGTCCCAGGCATCTCTCCGCGCTGTCTATACAGACATAGGAGCTGGGACACTAAGTAACGTAATTAAATTCAAGTTCAGAAGCTTCATTTGAAATTTATCTTAATTCTGCAATGTATTCGCTGAGTGAAAAGATGAAGCACCATAGAAGGTACAATAAACCAAACCTAGCGGCGTTGTACGCCTGCCCAGGCTTTTCAACACTACTGAATAACTTCTACCGGTCACATTGAAATACAATAATCTGGTAAGGTACTCAATAATCCAATAACATTGATCCAACGATTCGAATGCCCTCGATGTTCTTGCTCCCAGTTGATATGTTGTGTCTTTATTCCATTCTTTTTTGTCCAAATTTCCCCTTCACATCCAATATAGCATTGtatggtacagtatcggacagaaagatagggcattgggtttttaacgcaccgtgcacccgttgggccaagtttatgtgtggtttgtatgtgtttgtgtgtgtgtgtgtatgtgtgtgtgtatgtgtgtgtatgtgtgtgtgtatgtgtgtgtgcatgtgtgtgtgtgtgtgtgtggatgtatgtttgaatgtgtagtgatgtgtgtgtttgtttcacaagtaggtcgtttcggatagatttgtaagtagcttttttgtgttttgggttaggtttttggtgtgataagcaggaccaccgccctcgcgatcagtgtgttttcgatatattaacaatgttacggtcttctttcgccgtggtcctCAGaagacgtccggttgacttgcgcgtttcggttgtccaagcgcgtttcagttgtctaagcacgtttcggttgtccgaagcgcgtttgccacaaaagtgcgcgatcgttccattacgaactcgatccttttgcgcttaatgccagcagcagccattcgcttttacatatggcgctgataatcggtacaacgtttacctcgacccattgttactaacattgcttgcttggaccgtcaagaacgcgctggttaaaaacttggacacggctgatcccgtgctctgcctgcgttctacttctatacgcgatgaattacattgttgtcgagcagcgaaaacatcgcatggataaaactatcaacgagtacgcgagtaagcgtcttcccttcaaaatcgagaacagaatactgccgcgctcatgaaacaaaacgcccattgaaaagaacaactgcgcgccagctcaatgcacgcacaaagtttaccattcgcacacaacgtgcaacgcagagatgcacgaaggcctttcaatggcatgcactggagaaacacctgtgagagaatgccgagttcattgctattgtgcgtgtgtccatttcgcaccggtgtcgcattcacattcatgaaacagcacacctgcgttttcgtccgaggaacaagggctgctgtcgatgcaaactttagtttttatccaagtgtaaacgcacaatgtttcacatgataacacacataataagaataagttcaacgcaatatgacatcatggcaagctatgtttttcagacacaaacccgcgcacttgcaaatacacattaaaaagcacattcactttctactactacacacacacacacacacacaaacacacaaacagacacacacacacacactcacacacacacatacacacacaaatacacacatacacacacacaaacacgagtaacgtggcaaaacaagtgcacggtgcattgaaaaaaaagggtcctatcttaatgtccgttaCTGTACAACCAGAATTATTCTAGTCATTCATAACAGTGGTTTTTGCAGGGTTGGTAACAGTAtttaacaggttggctgataagtccccggtctaacaaagaaaatcacattttttgtcaaaattcgtttttattattcttcgaATTGAATATTtcccaattcatgaatttttgccatcgttctcaatgacttgtggcacggttcgttgtcttggtggacaaaaagttaataaaagttgcttgacaaaagacgctctgtctcacaaactaattgacatacagacgtcaaattttgacacgaatcatttgaaggttggtactatataaacataatatgcatttaatactagcggcgccatATATGTGTAAGACCGGgaacttatcagccaacctgttacgAGTAACCTTTACATTAGAAATGCACAGAAATTGTTGTagattttttatgaattattcaCCCGCACCAACGAAAGGATGATGATACTTTCAATAATAGTATCCCATAAGTTAGTAGACGAAATTGGCCACCTCCATCAGTTGAACTCTAACCGTGAAAGCCAAACAAGTGAGGCGTGCGCGATAAAAAAGGCACCACGTCACGACGAAAAGAGACATGCCACCGTAATACAGGCTTTTGAGACTTTATTCTGTACCAGGCAgctggatagtcagtcctgGCTATGGGGcaacggtccattctaggcttgatccaatgacgggcatgttattgagtcttTCGAGTTCAAAACGACTGTACGGGACCGTCCTCTACAACAGCTTGGCACTATTAAACAATAATCAGGGCATCGAAAGAATGCCGAGTTCTGAATGGACGACGACACTGAGCGTCTTGAGGTTCCAAATGATGCTGACATTGAAGTCCGATGTAGCGAAGTCGCTACATCGCTGCTTTCGCTTGGCCGATGCAACCGGCCAAACAGTGAAACAGTACCTAGGAAACATGAACATACATGTCAGGAAGTGAAAATCGCGTCCACTGGTAGACTGTAGCTGTATCATTTTAGACGATACAGTGCCTAAATATCGATGTAATACTCTAGTCAGCGAATCAGACCAACATCCCCCAGCTGCGTCCAATCGAGAATTTTTAGACATGATCCAATAGCTCTAATCTAACAATTTTGCCAAGCAAACTGAAGAGGAATTGATCGACGGCAGATCTTAAAAACATGGTTATATAATGAATATGGTTAAATAATTACCTTTAAGGGGATGTTTATGGACACCCGTTTTCTGTCTTAGTTTTTTGGCTACATCCATCCGAATAAAGTTCTTTTTTGTAATGAATACGTCAGTAAgaattcgattttttttaagattaCGATATGCTTTATTGTGATAGGGTCAACCGTCACGTCCTATAGATGTAGACTTATTAAGAGCTTATATTTTTTCTAAACAAGCatgtttttgtatttcattATTGGACAagatggctgctgctggggctCCCTTAACTCGCATACTGTATTCTGCATGCCAGGCTGGCATTAATCACCGGACTTGTTAACGGGAGCTGGTTATAACTGCATCGCGGACTTCGTTTGGCGCCCGCGACCCCATGATCTGCATGACCCGTTTGCTGAACTCCGTTGGTGACCTTTACGAGCTCAGTACCACGGCGGAGGAATTAACTACCCGAACCACTGACTTGCGCGTTTTGTGTTGATTTGTAGGTGCACATGTATAAGAGCAGTCTCGAGTGggctgttttatttattgtacaTATTCTTTCAATTTCCCGTTTTTGCTAATTACCTTTTTCGTCCGTTCAACGAACATTTTACGCACTTTGTCTTGGCTTATATTGTTCGGTgatatattttaacatttacaaattAGTATCACTACATCATGTGTATTTTCGTCCATAACTTTTAGTTTGTGTAGTGTGCAATTGCTTTTATAAAACTTTTGCTTCTAGATTTTATACACTTACAATAACCAAGGCAATAAACTAGCTGATTGTGGGTGCGATTGTTCACAAGGTGTAATTAAACTTAACGCATAAAGTTAAcgagcaattttgtttttgtttttttgcagccGCTCGTTAAACCCTTATCACGTGTGGTATGGAAATCCATTCCACCTTGATGCACATTGCACCTCGTGGGATATGCAATTGTGTTGAATGTAATTCGAATTGAAGTTATTGACGTCATAGACCGCGGGTGAAACAATTATCACCGGAATGGATTATCTTATCTGTGcgatataaaatcaattgccTTTGCCACTTCACACTCaacaatatttaattattcttttcCGAATCGATGGTTTCGTTACGTTTAATAGACATCAACATAGTGAGGACGTATTGATGACATGGGTGAATGAAGTACTACTAAAATTTGCATCTTGATCTTTCACCGCAATCAATTTCTCAGTAATCCTTCTCATTTGACACTTCATACTCACTCGCAGGGCCTACATTCGTGAGGACATCCACTCATGTCAATGCACCACTAATTGAGGGCTTTAAATTGattgatgaaatgaaaattctGCCATTTGGTGATCCATTGATTGATTccacaaatttaaataaaaatataaaatattgcaACTCATAATTTCTCTATTGCTacgattaaaattattatttatcgtTATGTCAGAAAACACGTTACATTAGTACGATAGTCATTTCTGTTGAATACATTAAACGCGTAGCTGTAGTGGCGTTTTCATGGGATAATCGAGGTTGATGAGATTTATCTAAATGAGCCGCTTGATCGAATGGAAGATATCTCGAGCCATTATAAGCCGGCTGTTTGTGTTCGTGGAATTGAAATATATCAAGCTTAATTTAGACCAGCCCCCTCAAATAGCAGAGAGGGTTAGGCACAACCACAGTATCCGTATGCGTACGAAGATGTATCTCGTTGTACATTTTAGTATAAATTTCCAAGCCATCCTATTGGCTAGCATCAGTTTCTGTTTTAGAGAGCAGTAGGTAACTACTGTACAGTGAAGGATTGAACGCTTCATTATAATGGCGTATGGAAAAGGCaagatggtgctgctgctggcagtgCTTGTGGCAGCGGCCATGAAGACGACGGAAGCTCAGGATTACTGTAATCCCGATCTGTGCGATCCTGGAGACGCTCACATTGGGTGCAACAACCCGGGAGGCTTCACCAGCAACTGTCCCGAAGGGGCACAGGTGATCGAGGTTACCGAGGAGTACAAGAAAATTATGCTCGACGAGCACAACAAGTATCGTAGCACCGTCGCCACCGGTGGCGTGAAGTGGCTCccaaaagccaaacaaatgACCACGATGGTAGGTGTTTGTATATTTGTGATTTTATTGGATCTGTGATTGTTTCCAACCTGTCAATAAATCGTGATTCTTTGCTTAGACCTGGGACGACGAGCTGGCAAAAATGGCTCAGTTGAACGCGAATCGGTGCGTGCAGAAGCATGACGCCTGTCACAACACGGATACGATTCGCTATTCGGGTCAGAACCTCAACCACATCAAAACGACGGCCCCGTCGATCGACAACATCCCGCAGGTGATCAAGGACCTGATCTCGTCCTGGTGGGATGAGCGTCTCGATGTGAACTCGCGCATGGTCAACAGCATGTACGATCCGGGAAAACAGTAAGTGTTGGACGCTTAAGTCCTGAAAGGGACGTCCCTATGGTTTGTTTCTTCATCTTTAATTCTCCTCATTTTGGCCTCACTCATTGCAGTACCATGATCTTCCACTTTGCCGTAATGGCTGCGGATAAATCGAACAAGCTGGGTTGCGCGATGTCCCAGT comes from the Anopheles coluzzii chromosome 2, AcolN3, whole genome shotgun sequence genome and includes:
- the LOC120952451 gene encoding antigen 5 like allergen Cul n 1-like, which encodes MAYGKGKMVLLLAVLVAAAMKTTEAQDYCNPDLCDPGDAHIGCNNPGGFTSNCPEGAQVIEVTEEYKKIMLDEHNKYRSTVATGGVKWLPKAKQMTTMTWDDELAKMAQLNANRCVQKHDACHNTDTIRYSGQNLNHIKTTAPSIDNIPQVIKDLISSWWDERLDVNSRMVNSMYDPGKHTMIFHFAVMAADKSNKLGCAMSQWSDNGDPFLYLVCNYSFTDFVGLPMYAAGDPCTGCTTGCNSAYEGLCNPDEPVSVPF